Proteins encoded by one window of Xiphias gladius isolate SHS-SW01 ecotype Sanya breed wild chromosome 15, ASM1685928v1, whole genome shotgun sequence:
- the slc5a10 gene encoding sodium/glucose cotransporter 5 isoform X1: MAWWPIGASLFASSEGSGLFIGLAGTGAAGGIAVTGFEWNATYVLLALAWVFVPVYISSGIVTMPEYLGRRFGGERIRTYLAVLSLLLSVFTKISTDLYSGALFVQVCLGWNLYLSTVLMLVVTALYTIAGGLAAVIYTDTLQTVIMIVGAIILTITAFNKIGGYSNLERVYSMAVPSKIIPNSTCHLPRQDAMHLFRDAVTGDLPWPGMTLGLTILATWYWCTDQVIVQRSLSAKNMSHVKGASILAAYLKMLPFIFIILPGMISRALYPDTVGCVDPEECVRVCGAEVGCSNIAFPKLVIELMPSGLRGLMIAVMMAALMSSLTSIFNSSSTLFTMDIWKKHRPRASERELLLVGRIVTVILVVVSVVWIPILQSANSGQLYVYIQSVTSYLAPPVTAVFTLAVFWKRTNEQGAFWGLMVGLVVGVCRMVLEFAFPPPRCGIVDSAPAVLRGVHYLHFAILLCGLTAIVVTAVSLLTPPPSPEQVCNLTWWTLTEEPQREIPLQKVSSVSHRTSQGSEPTRRSTCGRAVGLCISAVQRSEETPAPRIPTVRESVFWSRFCCANALLLISINIFLYAYFA, encoded by the exons ATCGGCGCCTCTCTGTTTGCCAGTTCGGAGGGCTCGGGTCTGTTTATTGGTCTGGCCGGGACTGGAGCCGCTGGAGGCATCGCTGTCACTGGTTTTGAATGGAAT GCCACCTATGTGTTGCTGGCTCTGGCCTGGGTATTTGTGCCTGTCTACATCTCTTCGGGG atcgTGACGATGCCGGAGTATCTGGGTCGTCGTTTTGGAGGAGAGAGGATCAGAACCTACCTGGCCGTCCTCtcgctgctgctgtctgtcttcacAAAGATATCA ACTGACCTGTACTCTGGAGCCTTGTTCGTTCAGGTGTGTCTGGGATGGAACCTCTACCTGTCCACTGTCCTCATGCTGGTGGTCACTGCACTCTACACTATTGCAG GTGGCCTTGCTGCGGTCATCTACACCGACACTCTTCAGACAGTTATCATGATTGTGGGAGCAATTATCCTAACGATTACCG CCTTCAACAAGATTGGAGGGTACAGTAACCTGGAGCGTGTGTACAGCATGGCGGTGCCCAGTAAGATCATTCCAAACAGTACCTGCCACCTGCCACGTCAGGACGCCATGCACCTGTTCAGAGACGCCGTCACTGGAGACTTGCCCTGGCCTGGCATGACACTGGGGCTCACCATACTGGCTACGTGGTACTGGTGCACCGACCAG GTTATTGTACAACGGTCCCTCTCTGCTAAGAACATGAGTCACGTGAAAGGAGCATCGATCCTGGCTGCCTATCTGAAGATGCTGcccttcatcttcatcatcctcccTGGCATGATCAGCCGAGCCCTCTATCCAG ACACTGTCGGATGCGTGGATCCCGAggagtgtgtgcgagtgtgtggaGCTGAGGTTGGGTGCTCCAACATCGCCTTTCCCAAACTGGTCATTGAACTCATGCCAAGCG GCTTACGGGGGCTGATGATAGCGGTGATGATGGCAGCTCTGATGTCGTCGCTGACCTCCATCTTCAACAGCAGCTCCACGCTCTTCACCATGGACATCTGGAAGAAACATCGCCCCCGGGCCTCGGAGAGAGAGCTGCTACTGGTCGGCAG GATTGTGACAGTGATCTTGGTGGTGGTGAGCGTAGTGTGGATCCCCATCCTGCAGTCGGCCAATAGTGGCCAACTGTACGTTTACATCCAGTCTGTGACGAGCTACCTCGCTCCGCCGGTCACTGCTGTATTCACTCTGGCTGTCTTCTGGAAGAGGACCAATGAGCAG GGTGCATTCTGGGGCCTGATGGTGGGTTTGGTGGTGGGTGTGTGTAGGATGGTGCTGGAGTTTGCTTTCCCTCCTCCCAGATGTGGCATTGTGGATTCTGCGCCTGCAGTGCTGCGCGGCGTCCACTACCTCCACTTCGCCATTCTGCTCTGTGGGCTCACTGCCATCGTGGTGACGGCAGTGTCACTGCTCACGCCGCCGCCCAGCCCCGAGCAG GTGTGTAACCTGACCTGGTGGACACTAACCGAAGAGCCACAAAGAGAAATTCCTCTACAGAAAGTGTCCTCTGTCAGCCACCGTACCTCTCAGG GCTCTGAGCCGACTCGCCGGTCGACATGTGGTCGGGCGGTAGGGTTGTGTATCTCAGCAGTGCAGCGATCAGAGGAGACTCCAGCCCCCAGAATTCCAACTGTCAGAGAGAGCGTGTTCTGGTCCAGGTTCTGCTGTGCCAACGCGCTCCTGCTGATAAGCATTAACATTTTTCTCTATGCATACTTTGCCTGA
- the slc5a10 gene encoding sodium/glucose cotransporter 5 isoform X2 yields MAWWPIGASLFASSEGSGLFIGLAGTGAAGGIAVTGFEWNATYVLLALAWVFVPVYISSGIVTMPEYLGRRFGGERIRTYLAVLSLLLSVFTKISTDLYSGALFVQVCLGWNLYLSTVLMLVVTALYTIAGGLAAVIYTDTLQTVIMIVGAIILTITAFNKIGGYSNLERVYSMAVPSKIIPNSTCHLPRQDAMHLFRDAVTGDLPWPGMTLGLTILATWYWCTDQVIVQRSLSAKNMSHVKGASILAAYLKMLPFIFIILPGMISRALYPDTVGCVDPEECVRVCGAEVGCSNIAFPKLVIELMPSGLRGLMIAVMMAALMSSLTSIFNSSSTLFTMDIWKKHRPRASERELLLVGRIVTVILVVVSVVWIPILQSANSGQLYVYIQSVTSYLAPPVTAVFTLAVFWKRTNEQGAFWGLMVGLVVGVCRMVLEFAFPPPRCGIVDSAPAVLRGVHYLHFAILLCGLTAIVVTAVSLLTPPPSPEQVCNLTWWTLTEEPQREIPLQKVSSVSHRTSQGKRSEPTRRSTCGRAVGLCISAVQRSEETPAPRIPTVRESVFWSRFCCANALLLISINIFLYAYFA; encoded by the exons ATCGGCGCCTCTCTGTTTGCCAGTTCGGAGGGCTCGGGTCTGTTTATTGGTCTGGCCGGGACTGGAGCCGCTGGAGGCATCGCTGTCACTGGTTTTGAATGGAAT GCCACCTATGTGTTGCTGGCTCTGGCCTGGGTATTTGTGCCTGTCTACATCTCTTCGGGG atcgTGACGATGCCGGAGTATCTGGGTCGTCGTTTTGGAGGAGAGAGGATCAGAACCTACCTGGCCGTCCTCtcgctgctgctgtctgtcttcacAAAGATATCA ACTGACCTGTACTCTGGAGCCTTGTTCGTTCAGGTGTGTCTGGGATGGAACCTCTACCTGTCCACTGTCCTCATGCTGGTGGTCACTGCACTCTACACTATTGCAG GTGGCCTTGCTGCGGTCATCTACACCGACACTCTTCAGACAGTTATCATGATTGTGGGAGCAATTATCCTAACGATTACCG CCTTCAACAAGATTGGAGGGTACAGTAACCTGGAGCGTGTGTACAGCATGGCGGTGCCCAGTAAGATCATTCCAAACAGTACCTGCCACCTGCCACGTCAGGACGCCATGCACCTGTTCAGAGACGCCGTCACTGGAGACTTGCCCTGGCCTGGCATGACACTGGGGCTCACCATACTGGCTACGTGGTACTGGTGCACCGACCAG GTTATTGTACAACGGTCCCTCTCTGCTAAGAACATGAGTCACGTGAAAGGAGCATCGATCCTGGCTGCCTATCTGAAGATGCTGcccttcatcttcatcatcctcccTGGCATGATCAGCCGAGCCCTCTATCCAG ACACTGTCGGATGCGTGGATCCCGAggagtgtgtgcgagtgtgtggaGCTGAGGTTGGGTGCTCCAACATCGCCTTTCCCAAACTGGTCATTGAACTCATGCCAAGCG GCTTACGGGGGCTGATGATAGCGGTGATGATGGCAGCTCTGATGTCGTCGCTGACCTCCATCTTCAACAGCAGCTCCACGCTCTTCACCATGGACATCTGGAAGAAACATCGCCCCCGGGCCTCGGAGAGAGAGCTGCTACTGGTCGGCAG GATTGTGACAGTGATCTTGGTGGTGGTGAGCGTAGTGTGGATCCCCATCCTGCAGTCGGCCAATAGTGGCCAACTGTACGTTTACATCCAGTCTGTGACGAGCTACCTCGCTCCGCCGGTCACTGCTGTATTCACTCTGGCTGTCTTCTGGAAGAGGACCAATGAGCAG GGTGCATTCTGGGGCCTGATGGTGGGTTTGGTGGTGGGTGTGTGTAGGATGGTGCTGGAGTTTGCTTTCCCTCCTCCCAGATGTGGCATTGTGGATTCTGCGCCTGCAGTGCTGCGCGGCGTCCACTACCTCCACTTCGCCATTCTGCTCTGTGGGCTCACTGCCATCGTGGTGACGGCAGTGTCACTGCTCACGCCGCCGCCCAGCCCCGAGCAG GTGTGTAACCTGACCTGGTGGACACTAACCGAAGAGCCACAAAGAGAAATTCCTCTACAGAAAGTGTCCTCTGTCAGCCACCGTACCTCTCAGGGTAAGC GCTCTGAGCCGACTCGCCGGTCGACATGTGGTCGGGCGGTAGGGTTGTGTATCTCAGCAGTGCAGCGATCAGAGGAGACTCCAGCCCCCAGAATTCCAACTGTCAGAGAGAGCGTGTTCTGGTCCAGGTTCTGCTGTGCCAACGCGCTCCTGCTGATAAGCATTAACATTTTTCTCTATGCATACTTTGCCTGA
- the LOC120800074 gene encoding protein FAM83G-like → MALSQIQCLDDHHVNWRVSESKPEFFYSENQRLALEALITKGRDAFGDHIRESGVRAFLSDRELERIAHTAEAYRPGYEHHQKPETPGPGNITPGSGEEAGDGEVSLQYWPDRSEASVVELDLGWPEANSYRGVTRVTVYTQPPTEGHTHIKEVVRKSIASAQKVIAVVMDVFTDVDIFRDLLDAAYKRKVPVYIIIDMAAVPCFLSMCGRADMHRGHLKNLRVRCCGGVEFFTRSAQKVRGSLSQRFLLVDGDRAISGSYSFTWSSSRLDRNLITVITGQAVETFDLQFRDLYLMSRGVSLNKVPMVDEPIPDPLPQAAPAPVSATVARKLINPKYALVATGTHISPSSSDQNSSNKNSNSQNPTGLKIMKGRLKDVIEEPPIHPALANLAKAYLIPYLPTWPEPDPPSDVIGFINIRDEKRANQVHLQRSERFEVSQAIRFSSPLTLPDQTEEPASGQDANAAGTAKNPSRITNPEPSTPVGPTNKEVKEKTHTALNKDQTDTTDSREAPPQTNTLPTQETHKPNAQTPKSSSSITADSQPAENAKQSPETQTAAPPVPKRRTLHLVIDPAPSEQPGQPQVTMIKVDQLESLNDPSVKKRTREELMPGRGGMTAKDDGSNGNGSQDSTKVMCDQAANDDPSSASTASEEEFYDTQQEPSDLLTNGVTTGSGRGRRQGDGVNIMARLSQSMLDLREPSQSEDSAALIRQSQQLRRQAHPSPHRHIGQLFQTSRSPGRDVRLRGPKVIIAKPGSYHRPTRAAGPVIGGHRYWQGQTLHSDSAQLRTETRSSRSPRRHSPGYRKTEHGSPQPPANSSGLLGISLTKLSNIKNLKARGGLSQKKVSQNNKATR, encoded by the exons ATGGCGCTGTCTCAGATCCAGTGCCTGGACGACCACCACGTCAACTGGCGCGTGAGCGAGAGCAAACCGGAGTTTTTCTACAGCGAGAACCAACGGCTGGCGCTCGAGGCGCTCATCACCAAGGGCCGCGACGCCTTCGGGGACCACATCCGCGAGAGTGGCGTCCGGGCCTTCCTCTCGGACCGGGAGCTGGAGCGGATTGCACACACGGCGGAGGCCTACCGGCCCGGGTACGAGCATCATCAGAAACCAGAGACTCCGGGCCCGGGGAACATCACGCCGGGCTCCGGGGAAGAAGCCGGAGACGGCGAGGTGTCGCTCCAGTACTGGCCGGACCGGTCTGAGGCCTCCGTGGTGGAGCTGGACCTGGGCTGGCCCGAGGCCAACTCCTACCGAGGGGTGACGCGGGTGACCGTGTACACCCAACCTCCGACCGAGGGGCACACGCACATCAAGGAGGTGGTGCGGAAGAGCATTGCATCGGCCCAGAAG gtaatAGCCGTGGTGATGGATGTGTTTACAGATGTGGATATCTTTCGAGACCTGCTGGATGCAGCATACAAACGCAAAGTTCCTGTATACATAATCATTGACATGGCTGCAGTCCCCTGCTTTCTTTCCATGTGTGGCAGAGCTGATATGCACCGCGGGCACCTAAAG aaTCTGCGTGTGCGCTGCTGTGGAGGTGTGGAGTTTTTCACACGGTCGGCACAGAAGGTGCGTGGTTCGCTGAGCCAGAGGTTTCTCCTGGTAGATGGAGACAGAGCCATCTCTGGTTCATACAG cTTCACCTGGTCCTCCTCTCGTTTGGACCGTAACCTCATCACTGTGATCACAGGACAGGCAGTGGAGACATTTGACCTGCAGTTTCGTGACCTTTATCTCATGTCCAGAGGTGTGTCTCTAAACAAGGTTCCCATGGTAGACGAACCGATCCCCGACCCGCTCCCTCAGGCGGCTCCTGCTCCTGTGTCAGCCACTGTTGCTAGGAAGCTCATCAATCCCAAATACGCCTTGGTTGCCACAGGAACCCACATAAGCCCATCCTCCTCTGACCAGAACTCCAGCAACAAGAACTCAAACTCTCAGAATCCCACTGGGCTAAAGATTATGAAGGGGCGTCTTAAGGACGTTATCGAAGAACCACCCATACACCCGGCTTTAGCCAATCTGGCCAAAGCGTACCTGATCCCATACTTGCCAACCTGGCCAGAGCCAGACCCACCCAGTGATGTGATTGGCTTTATCAATATCAGGGATGAAAAGCGGGCCAATCAGGTTCACCTACAGAGGTCAGAGAGGTTTGAGGTCAGCCAGGCTATACGCTTCAGCTCACCACTGACACTACCAGACCAGACTGAGGAACCTGCTTCAGGTCAGGATGCAAACGCTGCAGGAACAGCCAAAAATCCCTCTAGGATTACAAATCCAGAACCTTCTACTCCTGTGGGTCCAACCAACAAAGAGgtcaaagagaaaacacacacggCTCTGAATAAAGACCAAACCGATACAACAGATTCCAGAGAGGCCCCTCCGCAGACGAACACACTTCCaacacaagaaacacacaaaccaaatgCACAGACTCCCAAATCATCATCTAGCATTACTGCTGATTCACAACCAGCAGAAAATGCTAAACAAAGTCCAGAGACACAGACTGCAGCACCTCCTGTTCCTAAACGCCGCACACTGCATTTAGTCATCGACCCCGCTCCCTCAGAGCAGCCTGGCCAACCACAGGTGACTATGATAAAAGTGGACCAATTGGAAAGTCTAAATGACCCTTCTGTCAAAAAGAGAACCCGGGAGGAGCTGATGCCAGGCCGTGGCGGCATGACAGCAAAGGACGACGGCAGCAACGGCAACGGCAGCCAAGACAGCACCAAGGTCATGTGTGACCAAGCAGCCAATGATGATCCTTCAAGTGCTTCCACGGCGTCTGAGGAGGAGTTTTATGACACTCAGCAGGAGCCAAGTGACCTGTTGACAAACGGAGTGACGACAGGCTCAGGCCGCGGGCGTCGCCAAGGAGACGGGGTCAACATCATGGCCCGCCTCTCCCAGAGCATGCTGGACCTGCGGGAgcccagccaatcagaggacaGCGCTGCCCTCATCCGCCAATCACAGCAGCTCCGCAGACAAGCTCACCCCTCCCCACACAGGCATATAGGACAG tTGTTCCAGACCTCAAGATCTCCGGGTCGTGATGTAAGACTGCGAGGACCTAAAGTAATCATTGCCAAACCAGGAAGTTACCACCGCCCCACCCGAGCAGCTGGCCCTGTGATAGGAGGACACCGTTACTGGCAGGGCCAAACACTGCACTCTGATTCGGCCCAGCTGCGCACAGAGACACGGTCCAGCCGGTCACCAAGACGCCACAGCCCAGGATACAGGAAGACTGAACACGGCTCGCCACAGCCGCCAGCCAACTCATCAGGGTTACTAGGAATTTCTCTCACAAAACTGAGCAATATCAAAAACCTGAAGGCACGAGGAGGACTGTCACAGAAGAAAGTGTCTCAAAATAACAAGGCTACTAGGTAG